From Nicotiana tabacum cultivar K326 chromosome 22, ASM71507v2, whole genome shotgun sequence, one genomic window encodes:
- the LOC107804760 gene encoding ferredoxin-thioredoxin reductase, variable chain-like, with product MTASSPASFTSSILNIPNSKTSSFILNPNPFPQIKVNKSRNPKKPTGYFISKSVTVDNPTTVSSSSSLNLDEGVDEKSAEAIGKVGSRVRVTVPLKVYHVPKVPELDLVNRIGTLKQYVGFHKGKQISANLPYKVEFVVANLEGRDGSVKFLAHLKEDEFEFLD from the coding sequence ATGACTGCTTCAAGTCCAGCTTCCTTTACATCATCAATTCTCAACATTCCCAATTCCAAAACCTCATCTTTCATTTTAAACCCTAACCCTTTTCCCCAAATCAAAGTCAACAAATCAAGAAATCCTAAAAAGCCAACCGGGTATTTCATTTCTAAGTCTGTAACAGTCGATAACCCCACCACTGTATCCTCTTCATCTTCATTGAACTTAGATGAGGGAGTTGATGAAAAATCCGCTGAAGCAATTGGGAAAGTTGGATCTAGGGTTAGGGTTACGGTTCCGTTGAAAGTGTATCACGTGCCTAAGGTTCCTgaattggatttggtaaatagAATTGGAACGTTGAAACAATACGTGGGTTTTCATAAAGGCAAGCAAATATCAGCTAATTTGCCTTACAAAGTGGAGTTCGTGGTGGCAAATTTGGAAGGGCGAGATGGTTCGGTTAAGTTCTTGGCACATCTTAAGGAAGATGAGTTTGAGTTTCTTGACTGA